In a genomic window of Plectropomus leopardus isolate mb chromosome 6, YSFRI_Pleo_2.0, whole genome shotgun sequence:
- the morc2 gene encoding ATPase MORC2 isoform X1 produces the protein MAYSNYSNLSRAQLTFEYLHTNSTTHEFLFGALAELVDNSRDANATRIDIYSEKRPELRGGYMLCFLDDGIGMDPHEATHVIQFGKSSKRSPESTQIGQYGNGLKSGSMRIGKDFILFTKKDNTLTCLFLSRTFHEEEGLDEVIVPLPSWDLKTKEPLTSDPEKYAIETELIFKYSPFKNEQQLMEQFNKIESSSGTLVIIYNLKLMDNREPELDVETDHQDILMAGTPVEGVKPERRSFRAYAAVLYIDPRMRIFIQGHKVRTKRLSCCLYKPRVYKYTSTRFKTRAEQEVKKADHLAKIAEEKAREAESKQIALEARLGDDLSKDSRAILRKVQDSAMMLRRDYDMKKRILEAKQKALKEPKELNFIFGVNIEQRDLDGMFVYNCSRLIKMYEKTGPQLEGGMACGGVVGVVDVPYLILEPTHNKQDFADAKEYRHLLKSMGEHLAQYWKDSNIAQKGIVKFWDEFGYLSASWSAPPSSEQRYKRRRAMEIPLTIQCDKCLKWRTLPFQMDAVDKRYPDSWVCLMNPDGTQDRCDAAEQKQNLPCGVLKKDKQTAEDKQKELAEKIKQQQEKLEALQKTSTIKSAADVKKLPLEVSMKPTESSSQATRSSERSITRPRSPPLPAHLKSPPPSRAASQRPTRTPAPPPPPPKVEPSRSRSAAKPPTPAAKPPPSAAKPSPKATAKTPPPSRSSRTSVKASSAKPASAGQRKRIIQQEDSEEEEEEEEEEEEEKDSEDESEEESGEEEPQIKKSKMAAAAGNRGKVVEKASPPKRVKYEEVNTQKKGVSAPIRQTPTPTPKSVSMQQHGAKAKTSEKPQQEEPEINIKNAQKDKGLLVEVRVNKEWYTGKVIAVEANKKSVRWKVKFDYVPRSTPKDRWVFKGSDEVRLMRPPSPISQTPDTQQGEKGPAPMEPDTTQPGTSREVTDSLVTMLRTMLRYFFPPAFRIPKDDVNSMTAEELVGFPLKEYFQQYESGLQSLCNSYQSRADARAKAVEEKSNSNEMKLREADEKLQKLRTNIVALLQKVQEDIDINTDDELDAYIEDLLTKGD, from the exons ATGGCCTATTCTAACTACAGCAACTTGAGCAGGGCTCAGCTCACATTTGAGTACCTGCACACAAATTC GACAACCCACGAGTTCTTATTTGGAGCCTTGGCAGAGCTTGTGGACAATTCACG aGATGCCAATGCCACGCGAATAGACATCTACTCAG AAAAAAGACCAGAGCTGCGGGGCGGCTACATGCTCTGTTTTCTGGATGACGGTATTGGAATGGACCCTC ATGAGGCAACTCATGTGATTCAGTTTGGAAAGTCAAGTAAACGATCCCCTGAGTCCACTCAGATTGGCCAGTATGGAAACGGACTGAAATC CGGCTCCATGCGTATTGGGAAAGACTTCATCTTGTTCACAAAAAAGGACAACACGCTGACCTGCCTTTTCCTGTCAAGGACGTTCCATGAAGAGGAGGGACTAGATGAG GTGATTGTACCCCTCCCCTCCTGGGATCTGAAGACCAAGGAACCGCTGACCTCTGATCCAGAGAAGTACGCCATAGAGACAGAGCTGATCTTCAAATACTCgccttttaaaaatgaacagcagctgatggagcaGTTCAACAAAATAGAAAGTAGCAGTG gCACTCTTGTGATCATCTATAATCTGAAGCTGATGGACAACAGAGAACCAGAGCTGGATGTAGAGACAGATCACCAGGACATACTGATGGCTGGGACGCCTGTTGAAGGAGT GAAGCCAGAGAGGAGGTCATTTAGAGCATACGCTGCTGTTTTGTACATCGACCCGCGCATGAGGATTTTTATCCAGGGACATAAAGTCAGGACCAAGAGACTGTCCTGCTGTTTATATAAACCAAG ggtTTATAAATACACATCGACTCGTTTCAAAACTCGTGCTGAGCAAGAAGTGAAGAAAGCAGATCACCTTGCTAAGATTG CGGAAGAGAAAGCCAGAGAGGCGGAGAGTAAGCAGATAGCTTTGGAGGCCAGATTAGGAGATGACCTGTCAAAAGATTCGCGG gcAATTCTGAGGAAGGTTCAAGATTCAGCCATGATGCTTCGACGGGACTATGACATGAAGAAAAGGATTCTCGAAGCCAAACAAAA AGCACTTAAGGAGCCCAAGGAGTTGAATTTTATATTCGGAGTAAACATTGAACAGAGGGACCTGGATGGGATGTTTGTCTACAACTGCTCTCGTCTCATCAAGATGTATGAGAAAACAGGCCCCCAGCTGGAGGGAGGCAT ggcCTGTGGAGGTGTGGTCGGAGTAGTGGATGTCCCATATTTAATTCTGGAGCCCACTCACAACAAACAGGACTTTGCAGATGCTAAGGAGTATCGACATTTACTGAAATCCATGGGGGAACATTTAGCTCAATACTGGAAGGACAGTAACATTG ctCAGAAAGGCATAGTAAAGTTCTGGGATGAGTTTGGATACCTGTCTGCCAGCTGGTCTGCACCTCCGTCATCAGAGCAGAGATACAAGAGACGTCGCGCTATGGAGATACCATTAACTATTCAGTGTG ataaatgtttAAAGTGGAGAACACTGCCATTCCAGATGGATGCTGTGGACAAACGCTACCCAGACAGTTGGGTTTGTCTCATGAACCCTGACGGCACCCAGGACAG gtgtGACGCTGCCGAACAGAAACAGAATTTGCCATGTGGTGTTCTAAAGAAAGATAaacagacagctgaggacaaacagaaagagctagcagagaaaatcaaacagcagcaggagaaactAGAAGCTTTGCAG AAAACTAGCACCATCAAATCTGCAGCAGATGTAAAGAAGCTCCCGCTGGAGGTCAGCATGAAACCAACAGAGAGCTCGTCTCAG GCAACAAGATCTTCTGAAAGGTCCATAACACGCCCTCGCTCCCCTCCGCTCCCTGCTCACCTAAAAAGCCCCCCTCCATCTCGTGCAGCTTCTCAGCGCCCCACCCGAACACCcgcccctccacctccaccacctaAAGTCGAGCCATCCAGGTCCAGAAGTGCAGCAAAACCACCAACACCTGCAGCAAAACCTCCTCCGTCTGCAGCTAAGCCTTCACCCAAAGCTACTGCCAAAACACCCCCACCCAGCCGCAGCTCCAGG ACATCTGTCAAAGCATCATCAGCCAAACCAGCTTCTGCTGGACAACGCAAGAGAATCATACAGCAGGAggacagtgaggaggaggaggaagaagaggaggaagaagaagaggagaaggacaGCGAGGAcgagagtgaggaggagagtGGAGAGGAAGAACCACAGATAAAGAAATCTAAGATGGCTGCAGCAGCTGGTAACCGTGGGAAAGTAGTGGAGAAAGCCTCACCTCCTAAACGCGTCAAGTACGAAGAG GTTAACACCCAGAAGAAAGGAGTTTCTGCTCCTATACGGCAGACACCAACCCCTACCCCTAAATCCGTTTCCATGCAACAGCATGGGGCTAAAGCGAAG acatcTGAGAAGCCCCAACAGGAGGAACCAGAGATCAacattaaaaatgctcagaaag ATAAGGGCCTGCTGGTTGAAGTCCGTGTGAACAAAGAGTGGTACACAGGCAAAGTCATTGCTGTAGAGGCAAATAAAAAGAGTGTTCGCTGGAAAGTGAAGTTTGACTACGTACCCAGATCCACCCCTAAAGACAGATG gGTGTTCAAGGGTAGTGATGAGGTCCGGTTGATGCGGCCGCCATCTCCAATCTCTCAGACGCCTGACACCCAACAGGGTGAGAAGGGGCCAGCACCCATGGAGCCTGACACTACTCAACCGGGAACCAGTCGCGAGGTGACTGACAGTCTGGTCACCATGTTGAG GACAATGCTGCGTTACTTCTTCCCTCCTGCTTTTCGGATCCCAAAGGACGATGTTAATAGCATGACGGCTGAGGAGTTGGTGGGCTTTCCTTTG AAAGAGTATTTCCAACAGTATGAATCAGGTCTCCAGTCATTGTGTAACTCGTACCAGAGCAGAGCTGATGCCAGGGCCAAAGCTGTGGAAGAGAAGAGCAACAGCAATGAAATGAAACTGAGGGAGGCCGACGAGAAACTACAGAAACTACGAACAAACATTGTAGCACTCctgcaaaaagtacaagag GACATTGACATAAACACAGATGACGAGCTTGACGCCTACATAGAAGACCTCCTCACTAAGGGTGATtaa
- the morc2 gene encoding ATPase MORC2 isoform X2, protein MAYSNYSNLSRAQLTFEYLHTNSTTHEFLFGALAELVDNSRDANATRIDIYSEKRPELRGGYMLCFLDDGIGMDPHEATHVIQFGKSSKRSPESTQIGQYGNGLKSGSMRIGKDFILFTKKDNTLTCLFLSRTFHEEEGLDEVIVPLPSWDLKTKEPLTSDPEKYAIETELIFKYSPFKNEQQLMEQFNKIESSSGTLVIIYNLKLMDNREPELDVETDHQDILMAGTPVEGVKPERRSFRAYAAVLYIDPRMRIFIQGHKVRTKRLSCCLYKPRVYKYTSTRFKTRAEQEVKKADHLAKIAEEKAREAESKQIALEARLGDDLSKDSRAILRKVQDSAMMLRRDYDMKKRILEAKQKALKEPKELNFIFGVNIEQRDLDGMFVYNCSRLIKMYEKTGPQLEGGMACGGVVGVVDVPYLILEPTHNKQDFADAKEYRHLLKSMGEHLAQYWKDSNIAQKGIVKFWDEFGYLSASWSAPPSSEQRYKRRRAMEIPLTIQCDKCLKWRTLPFQMDAVDKRYPDSWVCLMNPDGTQDRCDAAEQKQNLPCGVLKKDKQTAEDKQKELAEKIKQQQEKLEALQKTSTIKSAADVKKLPLEVSMKPTESSSQATRSSERSITRPRSPPLPAHLKSPPPSRAASQRPTRTPAPPPPPPKVEPSRSRSAAKPPTPAAKPPPSAAKPSPKATAKTPPPSRSSRTSVKASSAKPASAGQRKRIIQQEDSEEEEEEEEEEEEEKDSEDESEEESGEEEPQIKKSKMAAAAGNRGKVVEKASPPKRVKYEETSEKPQQEEPEINIKNAQKDKGLLVEVRVNKEWYTGKVIAVEANKKSVRWKVKFDYVPRSTPKDRWVFKGSDEVRLMRPPSPISQTPDTQQGEKGPAPMEPDTTQPGTSREVTDSLVTMLRTMLRYFFPPAFRIPKDDVNSMTAEELVGFPLKEYFQQYESGLQSLCNSYQSRADARAKAVEEKSNSNEMKLREADEKLQKLRTNIVALLQKVQEDIDINTDDELDAYIEDLLTKGD, encoded by the exons ATGGCCTATTCTAACTACAGCAACTTGAGCAGGGCTCAGCTCACATTTGAGTACCTGCACACAAATTC GACAACCCACGAGTTCTTATTTGGAGCCTTGGCAGAGCTTGTGGACAATTCACG aGATGCCAATGCCACGCGAATAGACATCTACTCAG AAAAAAGACCAGAGCTGCGGGGCGGCTACATGCTCTGTTTTCTGGATGACGGTATTGGAATGGACCCTC ATGAGGCAACTCATGTGATTCAGTTTGGAAAGTCAAGTAAACGATCCCCTGAGTCCACTCAGATTGGCCAGTATGGAAACGGACTGAAATC CGGCTCCATGCGTATTGGGAAAGACTTCATCTTGTTCACAAAAAAGGACAACACGCTGACCTGCCTTTTCCTGTCAAGGACGTTCCATGAAGAGGAGGGACTAGATGAG GTGATTGTACCCCTCCCCTCCTGGGATCTGAAGACCAAGGAACCGCTGACCTCTGATCCAGAGAAGTACGCCATAGAGACAGAGCTGATCTTCAAATACTCgccttttaaaaatgaacagcagctgatggagcaGTTCAACAAAATAGAAAGTAGCAGTG gCACTCTTGTGATCATCTATAATCTGAAGCTGATGGACAACAGAGAACCAGAGCTGGATGTAGAGACAGATCACCAGGACATACTGATGGCTGGGACGCCTGTTGAAGGAGT GAAGCCAGAGAGGAGGTCATTTAGAGCATACGCTGCTGTTTTGTACATCGACCCGCGCATGAGGATTTTTATCCAGGGACATAAAGTCAGGACCAAGAGACTGTCCTGCTGTTTATATAAACCAAG ggtTTATAAATACACATCGACTCGTTTCAAAACTCGTGCTGAGCAAGAAGTGAAGAAAGCAGATCACCTTGCTAAGATTG CGGAAGAGAAAGCCAGAGAGGCGGAGAGTAAGCAGATAGCTTTGGAGGCCAGATTAGGAGATGACCTGTCAAAAGATTCGCGG gcAATTCTGAGGAAGGTTCAAGATTCAGCCATGATGCTTCGACGGGACTATGACATGAAGAAAAGGATTCTCGAAGCCAAACAAAA AGCACTTAAGGAGCCCAAGGAGTTGAATTTTATATTCGGAGTAAACATTGAACAGAGGGACCTGGATGGGATGTTTGTCTACAACTGCTCTCGTCTCATCAAGATGTATGAGAAAACAGGCCCCCAGCTGGAGGGAGGCAT ggcCTGTGGAGGTGTGGTCGGAGTAGTGGATGTCCCATATTTAATTCTGGAGCCCACTCACAACAAACAGGACTTTGCAGATGCTAAGGAGTATCGACATTTACTGAAATCCATGGGGGAACATTTAGCTCAATACTGGAAGGACAGTAACATTG ctCAGAAAGGCATAGTAAAGTTCTGGGATGAGTTTGGATACCTGTCTGCCAGCTGGTCTGCACCTCCGTCATCAGAGCAGAGATACAAGAGACGTCGCGCTATGGAGATACCATTAACTATTCAGTGTG ataaatgtttAAAGTGGAGAACACTGCCATTCCAGATGGATGCTGTGGACAAACGCTACCCAGACAGTTGGGTTTGTCTCATGAACCCTGACGGCACCCAGGACAG gtgtGACGCTGCCGAACAGAAACAGAATTTGCCATGTGGTGTTCTAAAGAAAGATAaacagacagctgaggacaaacagaaagagctagcagagaaaatcaaacagcagcaggagaaactAGAAGCTTTGCAG AAAACTAGCACCATCAAATCTGCAGCAGATGTAAAGAAGCTCCCGCTGGAGGTCAGCATGAAACCAACAGAGAGCTCGTCTCAG GCAACAAGATCTTCTGAAAGGTCCATAACACGCCCTCGCTCCCCTCCGCTCCCTGCTCACCTAAAAAGCCCCCCTCCATCTCGTGCAGCTTCTCAGCGCCCCACCCGAACACCcgcccctccacctccaccacctaAAGTCGAGCCATCCAGGTCCAGAAGTGCAGCAAAACCACCAACACCTGCAGCAAAACCTCCTCCGTCTGCAGCTAAGCCTTCACCCAAAGCTACTGCCAAAACACCCCCACCCAGCCGCAGCTCCAGG ACATCTGTCAAAGCATCATCAGCCAAACCAGCTTCTGCTGGACAACGCAAGAGAATCATACAGCAGGAggacagtgaggaggaggaggaagaagaggaggaagaagaagaggagaaggacaGCGAGGAcgagagtgaggaggagagtGGAGAGGAAGAACCACAGATAAAGAAATCTAAGATGGCTGCAGCAGCTGGTAACCGTGGGAAAGTAGTGGAGAAAGCCTCACCTCCTAAACGCGTCAAGTACGAAGAG acatcTGAGAAGCCCCAACAGGAGGAACCAGAGATCAacattaaaaatgctcagaaag ATAAGGGCCTGCTGGTTGAAGTCCGTGTGAACAAAGAGTGGTACACAGGCAAAGTCATTGCTGTAGAGGCAAATAAAAAGAGTGTTCGCTGGAAAGTGAAGTTTGACTACGTACCCAGATCCACCCCTAAAGACAGATG gGTGTTCAAGGGTAGTGATGAGGTCCGGTTGATGCGGCCGCCATCTCCAATCTCTCAGACGCCTGACACCCAACAGGGTGAGAAGGGGCCAGCACCCATGGAGCCTGACACTACTCAACCGGGAACCAGTCGCGAGGTGACTGACAGTCTGGTCACCATGTTGAG GACAATGCTGCGTTACTTCTTCCCTCCTGCTTTTCGGATCCCAAAGGACGATGTTAATAGCATGACGGCTGAGGAGTTGGTGGGCTTTCCTTTG AAAGAGTATTTCCAACAGTATGAATCAGGTCTCCAGTCATTGTGTAACTCGTACCAGAGCAGAGCTGATGCCAGGGCCAAAGCTGTGGAAGAGAAGAGCAACAGCAATGAAATGAAACTGAGGGAGGCCGACGAGAAACTACAGAAACTACGAACAAACATTGTAGCACTCctgcaaaaagtacaagag GACATTGACATAAACACAGATGACGAGCTTGACGCCTACATAGAAGACCTCCTCACTAAGGGTGATtaa
- the LOC121944344 gene encoding acyl-CoA dehydrogenase family member 11-like, with protein MSLCSALLSRRVAGGCCRVLCGAPRPLIHIRSASAAEPGTRRSDEDQLWEAAGSLPFSRAKIGSFFQERPVLKNPFLEDALLRGYLRRHVPQEAVFSDLCAFGERVANEVDEWGRECEVSPPRLLHFDPWGRRVDHIVTSSAWKRMKDLSAQEGLVAIGYERSFGEWSRVYQMSKLYIFSPSSGLYTCPLAMTDGAAKVIQSIGVSWPVDEAYSHLTTRQPDLFWTSGQWMTERQGGSDVASGTETVAVPQTDSSYRLHGFKWFTSATDADMTLTLARVQDRTGATTPGSRGLSLFYAEVSRDDDGRLKGIEVQRLKDKLGTRQMPTAELLLDGLPAHRLSEEGRGVASIANMLTITRIHNSVSAAAAMRRVVQLARDYATRRTAFGKLLKDHPLHMQTLARMEVETRGAFLLVMDVCRLLGREESGMATQLDAHLLRLLTPVVKLYTGKQAVAVVSEGLESFGGQGYIEDTGLPGLLRDAQVLSIWEGTTNVLSLDVLRCVARSSGMVLHAYFTHVKSLLAGASGVSSLAPAVKAVNGALSELEDFVRLAATRAPGYLELAARDMAYSLARIYIGALLIDHACWKGASSSDTYAALRWCEQDLCPMATRQARGCYDSSTAPLDAALVYDRPTQD; from the exons ATGTCACTGTGCTCAGCCCTACTGAGCAGACGTGTAGCTGGAGGCTGCTGCAGGGTGTTGTGTGGCGCTCCAAGACCTCTCATCCACATCAGATCAGCCAGTGCAGCTGAGCCAGGCACAAGAAGATCTGATGAAGATCAGCTCTGGGAGGCAGCAGGCTCTCTGCCGTTCTCCAGAGCCAAGATAGGATCTTTCTTTCAAGAAAGGCCAGTGCTGAAGAACCCATTTCTAGAAGATGCCTTGCTCAGAGGATACCTGAGGAGACACGTGCCCCAAGAG GCAGTTTTCTCAGACTTGTGTGCATTTGGAGAGCGAGTGGCAAATGAGGTGGACGAGTGGGGCCGAGAGTGCGAGGTTTCTCCTCCACGGTTGCTGCACTTTGACCCGTGGGGTCGCAGAGTGGATCACATCGTGACCTCCTCAGCTTGGAAACGTATGAAAGACCTGTCGGCACAGGAAGGGCTGGTTGCCATTGGCTATGAGAGGTCATTTGGAGAGTGGAG tcgTGTGTACCAAATGAGCAAGTTGTAcatcttctctccctcctctggaCTCTACACCTGTCCTCTGGCCATGACTGACGGAGCTGCTAAAGTCATCCAG TCCATAGGTGTTTCGTGGCCAGTAGATGAAGCCTACAGTCATTTGACCACCCGTCAGCCTGATCTTTTCTGGACGTCTGGACAGTGGATGACAGAAAGACAGGGAGGATCTGACGTTG CCAGTGGCACAGAGACAGTTGCTGTTCCCCAGACAGACAGTTCATACAGACTACATGGTTTCAAGTGGTTCACATCCGCAACAGACGCAGACATGACTCTCACGCTGGCCAGAGTGCAGGACAGAACAGGAGCAACCACTCCG GGCAGCAGgggtttgtctttgttttacgCAGAGGTGAGTAGAGATGACGATGGCCGGCTGAAGGGTATAGAGGTTCAGAGACTGAAGGACAAGCTGGGCACAAGACAGATGCCGACTGCTGAGTTACTGCTGGACGGCCTGCCGGCACACAGG ctATCAGAGGAAGGGAGAGGAGTAGCCTCCATAGCTAACATGCTGACGATAACCCGCATCCACAACagcgtctctgcagcagctgcaatgAGAAG ggTGGTCCAGCTAGCTCGTGACTATGCCACTCGCCGCACTGCCTTTGGAAAGCTTCTTAAAGACCACCCGCTGCACATGCAGACTCTGGCAAGGATGGAG GTGGAGACTCGTGGAGCGTTCCTTCTTGTGATGGATGTGTGTCGTCTGTTGGGCCGAGAAGAAAGCGGCATGGCGACGCAGCTTGATGCACACCTGCTGCGTTTGCTCACTCCTGTGGTCAAACTGTACACTGGGAAGCAG gcgGTGGCTGTGGTGTCGGAGGGTTTGGAAAGCTTCGGTGGACAGGGCTACATCGAGGATACTGGTCTGCCTGGTCTACTTCGTGATGCTCAG GTGTTGAGCATATGGGAAGGTACCACAAATGTTCTGTCTCTTGATGTGCTGCGCTGTGTGGCGCGTAGCTCAGGAATGGTTCTTCATGCCTACTTCACCCATGTCAAG TCCCTGCTTGCAGGTGCATCAGGTGTTTCCTCATTGGCCCCGGCAGTGAAAGCAGTAAATGGTGCTCTGTCTGAATTGGAGGACTTTGTTCGGTTGGCAGCTACGAGAGCACCTGGTTACCTGGAACTAGCAGCCAGAGACATGGCGTACAGCCTGGCTCGCATTTACATAG GTGCCCTTCTCATCGATCATGCATGTTGGAAAGGAGCCTCTTCATCCGACACCTATGCAGCTCTCAG GTGGTGTGAACAAGACCTGTGTCCTATGGCGACTAGACAAGCAAGAGGCTGCTATGATTCCAGCACAGCGCCACTTGATGCTGCGTTGGTGTATGACCGGCCGACCCAAGACTGA